In Methylocystis echinoides, one genomic interval encodes:
- a CDS encoding NADH-quinone oxidoreductase subunit A, producing MPMLLEQYMPLVIFIALSAIISGALLVAPFLLAFKAPDPEKLSAYECGFNPFNDSRMKFDVRFYLVSLLFIVFDLEVAFLFPWAVAFKEAGAFGFWSMMVFLGVLTVGFVYEWRKGALEWD from the coding sequence ATGCCGATGCTGCTCGAACAATACATGCCGCTGGTGATTTTCATCGCGCTCTCCGCGATCATCTCCGGCGCGCTGCTCGTCGCGCCCTTCCTGCTCGCCTTCAAGGCGCCCGATCCGGAGAAGCTCTCCGCCTATGAGTGCGGCTTCAATCCGTTCAACGATTCGCGCATGAAATTCGACGTGCGCTTCTATCTCGTGTCGCTGCTCTTCATCGTGTTCGATCTCGAAGTGGCCTTTCTCTTTCCCTGGGCCGTCGCCTTCAAGGAGGCCGGGGCCTTCGGTTTCTGGTCGATGATGGTTTTCCTCGGCGTGCTGACCGTCGGATTCGTCTATGAGTGGCGCAAGGGAGCGCTGGAATGGGATTGA
- a CDS encoding NADH-quinone oxidoreductase subunit B family protein → MGLITNQGGTLVAPQPKGLIDPRTGKPVGSDDPFFLQINEELADKGFFVTATDDVINWARTGSLMWMTFGLACCAVEMIQAAMPRYDLERFGFAPRASPRQSDCIIIAGTLTNKMAPALRKVYDQMPEPRYVISMGSCANGGGYYHYSYSVVRGCDRVIPVDVYVPGCPPSAEALVYGMLLLQKKIRRTGTIER, encoded by the coding sequence ATGGGATTGATCACGAACCAGGGCGGGACGCTCGTCGCCCCGCAGCCCAAGGGCCTCATCGATCCGCGCACCGGCAAGCCGGTGGGCTCGGACGACCCGTTCTTTTTGCAGATCAACGAAGAGCTCGCCGACAAGGGCTTCTTCGTCACGGCGACGGACGACGTCATCAACTGGGCGCGCACGGGCTCGCTGATGTGGATGACCTTCGGCCTCGCCTGCTGCGCAGTGGAGATGATCCAGGCGGCCATGCCGCGCTACGATCTCGAGCGCTTCGGCTTCGCGCCGCGCGCGAGCCCACGCCAGTCGGACTGCATCATCATCGCCGGCACGCTGACCAACAAGATGGCCCCGGCGCTGCGTAAGGTCTATGACCAGATGCCGGAGCCTCGCTACGTCATCTCCATGGGCTCCTGCGCCAATGGCGGCGGCTATTACCACTATTCCTATTCGGTGGTGCGCGGCTGCGACCGCGTGATTCCCGTCGACGTGTACGTTCCGGGCTGCCCGCCGTCGGCGGAGGCGCTGGTCTACGGCATGCTGCTGTTGCAGAAGAAGATCCGCCGCACGGGCACGATCGAGCGGTGA
- a CDS encoding NADH-quinone oxidoreductase subunit C, with the protein MSAELETLGARISGALPGAVTGAKVAYGELTLTIARDRWIDVATYLRDDPECLFVNFIDVTAADYPERDERFEVVAHFQSPKHNRRIRIKTPAAEETPVASLVPLFPGADWYERETYDLFGVIFSGHPDLRRIMTDYGFDGHPLRKDFPMTGYVEVRYDDERKRVVYEPVRLQQEYRNFDFLSPWEGVQYDLPGDEKASK; encoded by the coding sequence ATGTCGGCTGAACTGGAAACTCTCGGCGCGCGGATCAGCGGCGCTCTTCCCGGCGCGGTCACGGGCGCGAAGGTCGCTTACGGCGAACTCACGCTCACGATCGCGCGTGACCGCTGGATCGACGTCGCAACCTATCTGCGCGACGATCCGGAATGCCTCTTCGTCAATTTCATCGACGTGACGGCGGCGGATTATCCCGAGCGTGATGAGCGCTTCGAGGTCGTGGCGCATTTTCAGTCGCCGAAACACAATCGCCGCATCCGCATCAAGACGCCGGCGGCCGAAGAGACGCCCGTCGCCTCGCTGGTCCCGCTCTTTCCCGGCGCCGACTGGTACGAGCGCGAGACCTACGATCTATTCGGCGTGATCTTCTCGGGCCATCCGGACCTGCGCCGCATCATGACCGACTATGGCTTCGACGGCCATCCGCTGCGCAAGGACTTCCCGATGACGGGCTATGTCGAGGTGCGCTACGACGACGAGCGCAAGCGCGTCGTCTATGAGCCCGTGCGCCTCCAGCAGGAATACCGCAACTTCGATTTCCTCTCGCCGTGGGAGGGCGTGCAATACGACCTGCCCGGCGACGAGAAGGCGAGCAAGTGA
- a CDS encoding NADH-quinone oxidoreductase subunit D: protein MNDLTAAPAKPDSQGLRNFNINFGPQHPAAHGVLRLILELDGEVVERVDPHVGFLHRGTEKLMEARTYLQNVPYFDRLDYCAPMNQEHAFCLAIERLLDVEVPRRGQLIRVLYAEIGRLLSHLLNVTSQAMDVGALTPPLWGYEEREKLMVFYERASGARMHANYFRPGGVARDLPDQLVEDIGAFCDPFLKVCDDLEELFIENRIFKQRNVDIGVISLEDAWKWGFSGVMVRGSGAAWDLRKAQPYECYEEMEFDIPVGKNGDCYDRAVIRMEEMRQSTYIIKQCVEKLMRADGRGPVLTPNHKITQPSRGEMKRSMEALIHHFKLFTEGFHVPAGEVYAAVEAPKGEFGVYLVSDGGDKPYRCKIRAPGFAHLASMDFMCKGHMLADVSAILGSLDIVFGEVDR, encoded by the coding sequence ATGAACGATCTAACAGCCGCCCCCGCCAAGCCCGACTCCCAGGGTCTGCGCAACTTCAACATCAACTTCGGCCCGCAGCATCCGGCTGCGCACGGCGTTCTGCGCCTGATCCTCGAACTCGACGGCGAAGTCGTCGAGCGCGTCGATCCGCATGTGGGCTTCCTGCACCGCGGCACCGAGAAGCTGATGGAGGCGCGCACCTATCTGCAGAACGTGCCTTACTTCGATCGGCTCGACTATTGCGCGCCGATGAATCAGGAGCACGCCTTCTGCCTTGCGATCGAGCGCCTGCTCGACGTGGAAGTTCCGCGCCGCGGTCAGCTCATTCGCGTTCTCTACGCCGAGATCGGCCGCCTGCTGTCGCATCTCCTGAATGTCACCTCGCAGGCGATGGACGTCGGCGCGCTGACCCCGCCGCTGTGGGGCTACGAAGAGCGCGAAAAGCTCATGGTGTTCTATGAGCGCGCTTCCGGCGCGCGCATGCACGCGAATTATTTCCGTCCGGGCGGCGTCGCGCGCGATCTGCCCGACCAGCTCGTCGAGGACATCGGCGCCTTCTGCGATCCCTTCCTCAAGGTCTGCGACGATCTCGAAGAGCTCTTCATCGAGAACCGCATCTTCAAGCAGCGCAACGTCGACATCGGCGTGATTTCGCTCGAAGACGCATGGAAGTGGGGCTTTTCGGGCGTCATGGTGCGCGGCTCCGGCGCCGCCTGGGACCTGCGCAAGGCGCAGCCCTACGAGTGCTATGAGGAGATGGAATTCGACATCCCCGTAGGCAAGAACGGCGACTGCTACGACCGCGCGGTGATCCGCATGGAGGAGATGCGGCAGTCGACCTACATCATCAAGCAGTGCGTCGAGAAGCTGATGCGCGCCGACGGCCGTGGCCCCGTGCTCACGCCCAACCACAAGATCACGCAGCCCTCGCGCGGCGAGATGAAGCGCTCCATGGAGGCGCTCATCCATCACTTCAAACTTTTCACCGAAGGCTTCCACGTGCCCGCCGGCGAGGTCTATGCGGCGGTCGAAGCCCCCAAGGGCGAATTCGGCGTCTATCTGGTGTCGGACGGCGGCGACAAGCCGTATCGCTGCAAGATCCGCGCGCCGGGCTTCGCGCATCTCGCGTCCATGGATTTCATGTGTAAGGGCCACATGCTCGCCGACGTCTCGGCGATCCTCGGCTCGCTCGATATCGTCTTCGGGGAGGTCGATCGCTAA
- the nuoE gene encoding NADH-quinone oxidoreductase subunit NuoE has protein sequence MSVRRLAENQPESFEFTPENKAWLEKQIAKYPDGRQASAVVPALWQAQKQNDYWLPQKAIEKVAETLGMPKIRVLEVATFYTMFNLEPVGKFYIQLCGTTPCMLCGSDDLIKVLERRVGPQRKVTADGLFSWLEVECLGACCNAPMVQINDDYYEDLTAESFEKLLDDLAAGRPVKTGSQKGRVSSEPEGGLTSLTSLYSQK, from the coding sequence ATGTCCGTCCGTCGTCTCGCCGAGAACCAGCCCGAGAGCTTCGAGTTCACGCCTGAAAACAAGGCGTGGCTCGAAAAGCAGATCGCCAAATATCCCGACGGCCGTCAGGCCTCCGCGGTCGTGCCGGCCCTGTGGCAGGCGCAGAAGCAGAACGATTACTGGCTGCCGCAGAAGGCGATCGAGAAGGTCGCTGAAACGTTGGGCATGCCGAAGATCCGCGTGCTCGAGGTCGCGACCTTCTACACGATGTTCAACCTCGAGCCGGTTGGCAAATTTTACATCCAGCTGTGCGGCACCACGCCCTGCATGCTGTGCGGCTCGGACGATCTCATCAAGGTCCTGGAACGCCGAGTCGGCCCGCAGCGCAAGGTGACGGCCGACGGTCTGTTCTCCTGGCTCGAAGTCGAATGTCTGGGGGCCTGCTGCAACGCGCCCATGGTGCAGATCAACGACGATTACTACGAAGACCTCACCGCCGAGAGCTTCGAGAAGCTGCTCGACGATCTCGCCGCCGGCCGCCCGGTGAAGACCGGCTCCCAAAAGGGCCGCGTTTCCTCGGAGCCCGAGGGCGGGCTGACGAGCCTCACCTCGCTCTACAGCCAGAAATAA